Proteins encoded within one genomic window of Candidatus Hydrogenedentota bacterium:
- a CDS encoding amino acid-binding protein: MPYAIERVDVFTGCIDDKPGALAAMLAPLAEAKVCLQFLLARRNQPGRGVVFAAPIKGAAAARAAQKAGLCKDATIAALRVEGPDKAGLGVLVTQAIAAAGINLRGISALAARKKAVLCIALDSAADAAKARAVLKKVLGTK; this comes from the coding sequence ATGCCATATGCTATTGAGAGAGTTGACGTATTCACGGGCTGCATCGACGACAAACCCGGTGCGCTCGCCGCGATGCTCGCGCCGCTCGCCGAAGCCAAGGTTTGCCTGCAGTTTCTGCTTGCCCGGCGCAACCAGCCGGGGCGCGGCGTTGTCTTCGCCGCCCCGATAAAGGGCGCGGCAGCCGCCCGCGCCGCGCAGAAAGCCGGTCTCTGCAAGGACGCCACCATTGCCGCGCTGCGCGTGGAAGGCCCCGATAAAGCCGGGCTGGGCGTGCTCGTCACGCAGGCCATCGCTGCCGCCGGCATCAATTTGCGCGGCATCTCCGCGCTCGCCGCCCGCAAGAAAGCAGTGCTCTGCATCGCCCTCGACTCCGCCGCGGACGCAGCCAAAGCCCGCGCTGTCCTGAAGAAGGTCTTGGGCACGAAGTAA